A stretch of Desulfobacter hydrogenophilus DNA encodes these proteins:
- a CDS encoding RHS repeat-associated core domain-containing protein, producing MYSAELGRFLQRDPAGYVDGVNLYAYVLNNPLRYTDPDGLMAREAYDWTMDTALPVVSDVSAGFGDTITFGATKTVRDMWNETFWDGQDSVNYDSGAYKLGTGKTTLDAVTNLGAPDVRFGLDSPIGGMTTTLPFGSGGNPTTSRTTPSINTPLAPGVNMKIDGKTNVDTKNIGLRTSISTPLGGGKLNTDISSMQMNFNLRGPQMNFPLGYGANAYIGIQW from the coding sequence ATGTACTCTGCTGAATTGGGGCGGTTCCTGCAGCGTGATCCTGCCGGGTATGTGGATGGGGTGAATCTGTATGCCTATGTCTTAAATAACCCACTGAGGTACACTGATCCTGACGGGTTGATGGCACGGGAGGCTTATGATTGGACTATGGATACAGCCTTGCCGGTTGTTTCTGATGTCTCTGCTGGTTTTGGCGATACAATCACATTTGGTGCTACAAAAACAGTAAGGGACATGTGGAATGAAACCTTCTGGGATGGCCAGGATAGTGTGAATTACGATTCAGGAGCATATAAACTTGGTACCGGAAAAACAACCTTAGACGCTGTAACAAATTTAGGAGCTCCTGATGTTCGTTTTGGACTTGATTCGCCGATAGGTGGCATGACAACCACATTGCCTTTTGGTAGTGGAGGGAATCCAACGACTTCTCGTACTACACCATCTATCAATACACCGCTTGCTCCAGGCGTAAACATGAAAATTGATGGAAAGACAAATGTCGATACTAAAAACATTGGTCTCAGAACTAGTATATCAACTCCTTTGGGAGGCGGTAAATTAAACACGGATATCTCATCTATGCAGATGAATTTTAATTTAAGAGGTCCTCAAATGAATTTTCCTTTAGGTTATGGAGCAAATGCGTATATAGGTATCCAGTGGTAA
- a CDS encoding tyrosine-type recombinase/integrase: protein MEKQRGCSVSTRNQRLAAIHALARFIGERSPEHITWLTLVRSIPFKKISKPSMTYLDKREMDALLNAPNRNTPQGLRDHALLLFLYNSGARASEAANLTIADLDLGSPSSVILLGKGGKVRRCPLWPHTAGKLAALVVGRRADEPVFLNRQKQPITRFGICAVVKRSAQTASQKLPILSTKRISTHTIRHTTAVHLLRSGVDINTIRAWLGHVSLDTTHIYAEIDLEMKAKALAQCEVPASASDTIDNWSNNPEFMAFLKSL from the coding sequence TTGGAAAAACAACGCGGATGTTCCGTCTCTACCCGAAATCAGCGTCTTGCTGCGATTCATGCCTTGGCACGTTTTATTGGCGAACGTAGCCCAGAGCACATCACCTGGCTTACCCTGGTCCGTTCAATACCCTTCAAAAAAATTTCAAAACCATCCATGACTTATCTCGACAAGCGCGAGATGGACGCATTGCTTAATGCTCCCAATCGCAACACCCCACAAGGTCTGCGGGATCATGCCTTGTTGCTTTTTTTGTATAACTCAGGAGCCCGGGCAAGCGAAGCGGCAAACCTTACTATCGCGGATCTGGACCTCGGTTCTCCTTCATCGGTCATACTCCTGGGAAAAGGAGGCAAGGTACGACGATGTCCTTTATGGCCACACACGGCCGGTAAATTAGCTGCTCTCGTTGTCGGACGCCGGGCGGATGAACCAGTTTTTTTAAACCGTCAAAAACAGCCAATCACACGATTCGGAATCTGTGCTGTTGTCAAACGATCTGCCCAAACTGCGAGTCAAAAGTTGCCTATTTTGTCTACTAAGCGGATCAGCACTCACACCATCCGCCACACAACTGCAGTGCATCTACTACGTTCTGGTGTCGACATTAATACGATCCGCGCCTGGCTCGGACATGTGTCCCTCGATACAACTCACATCTATGCAGAGATAGATCTTGAAATGAAGGCTAAAGCACTCGCTCAATGCGAGGTTCCGGCATCAGCTTCGGATACTATCGATAATTGGTCCAATAATCCGGAATTTATGGCATTCCTAAAATCACTGTAA
- a CDS encoding site-specific integrase gives MNKNKVLGPWIRRFLLEYLVGERNLAHNTQVSYRDTLVLFLPFTAKNLNKSVD, from the coding sequence ATGAATAAAAATAAAGTTTTGGGGCCATGGATCCGTCGTTTCCTTCTGGAATATCTGGTCGGTGAACGCAACCTCGCGCATAACACTCAAGTAAGCTATCGTGATACATTGGTTTTATTTCTTCCATTCACGGCCAAAAACCTGAACAAGTCGGTAGATTAG
- a CDS encoding tyrosine-type recombinase/integrase, which translates to MNLSQLATEYIIFKQSMGMRFRAESVILKAFCRAMGDIDITQVTPNAVKDYLTGTGPITTFWHRKFDALSGFYRFALSRGHVSLFPLPTTIPKRPALFQPYIYTHDQFRRLVEMTDILGCSRRFKVQPATFRTLLLLLYGTGLRIGEALSLSLADVDLPASLLTIRNTKFFKSRWVPIGPQLTAVLVTYVKTRRQLPRLARNRSAFFATRQGEGLTRGSTERIFRLLCESADIRRKDGGRFQPRLHDIRHTFALNRLISWYREGADVQRLLPFLATYLGHINVAATQRYLAMTPELLHEASVRFQRYATEGGES; encoded by the coding sequence ATGAACCTTTCCCAGCTTGCTACCGAATATATAATTTTTAAACAATCCATGGGCATGCGCTTTCGGGCGGAATCCGTTATACTGAAAGCCTTTTGCCGGGCAATGGGGGATATTGACATTACTCAGGTCACTCCCAACGCCGTAAAGGATTATCTCACCGGAACGGGGCCGATTACTACGTTTTGGCATCGAAAGTTCGACGCACTTAGCGGATTCTACCGGTTTGCACTTAGCCGAGGTCACGTTTCATTATTTCCGTTACCAACGACAATACCCAAACGTCCAGCGCTGTTCCAGCCCTATATCTACACGCATGACCAATTCCGCCGATTAGTTGAGATGACCGATATCCTGGGCTGCAGTCGAAGATTTAAGGTTCAACCTGCCACATTTCGCACACTCCTGCTTCTCCTTTATGGCACAGGGCTTCGAATCGGCGAAGCATTGTCACTTTCTCTGGCCGACGTCGATCTACCGGCAAGCCTGCTCACCATTCGCAATACCAAATTCTTCAAGAGTAGATGGGTACCAATAGGCCCTCAATTAACCGCTGTACTAGTCACTTACGTAAAGACAAGACGACAGCTCCCACGCCTAGCACGGAATCGCTCTGCCTTCTTCGCTACCCGACAGGGAGAGGGGCTGACACGAGGCAGTACAGAACGGATTTTCCGTCTACTTTGTGAAAGCGCTGATATTCGTCGAAAGGACGGAGGACGGTTCCAACCGCGTCTTCATGACATTCGCCACACCTTTGCCTTAAACCGATTGATATCCTGGTACCGCGAGGGTGCGGACGTGCAACGGCTTCTACCTTTTTTGGCTACCTACCTGGGCCACATAAATGTGGCGGCTACCCAACGCTACCTTGCGATGACCCCAGAACTTCTGCATGAAGCAAGTGTGCGCTTTCAACGATACGCAACGGAAGGAGGTGAATCATGA
- a CDS encoding tyrosine-type recombinase/integrase — protein MFAGLIEDFTKWMESERGLSLRTIRNYCWYVKKFLHWCEDHNRSVSTVEILDVDTFLASCGDKGWSRVSVATTAKALKTFFRYAAQRGWCLPAIAPAIQGPRLFSQEILPSGPTWKDVNRLIDNVATDRPQNIRDRAIILLFVIYALRSSEVASLSLEDIDWENNRISVFRPKQRRTQTYPLTPIVGNAIIRYLRSVRPQNCRHEIFLTLKAPIKPLSVGGLYNVVSRCMANVGLHPIHRGPHALRHACAMHLVTEGLSLKEIGDHLGHRSTSATRIYAKVNLPELRLVADVDLGGLS, from the coding sequence TTGTTTGCGGGCTTGATCGAAGATTTCACCAAGTGGATGGAATCCGAACGAGGTCTGTCTTTGAGAACAATCCGCAACTATTGTTGGTATGTCAAAAAGTTCCTGCATTGGTGTGAAGATCATAACCGATCTGTTTCCACAGTTGAGATCTTGGATGTTGACACGTTTCTTGCCTCATGCGGCGACAAGGGATGGTCCCGAGTCTCTGTCGCCACCACCGCCAAAGCGCTCAAAACATTCTTCCGCTACGCAGCACAACGGGGCTGGTGTCTTCCTGCAATAGCTCCTGCAATTCAGGGTCCCCGTTTATTTTCCCAGGAAATTTTGCCTTCTGGTCCAACGTGGAAGGATGTGAATCGCCTGATTGACAATGTGGCTACCGATCGACCTCAGAATATCCGTGACCGTGCCATTATTTTACTATTCGTGATCTATGCTTTGCGGTCGAGCGAGGTCGCAAGCCTTAGCCTTGAGGATATCGACTGGGAAAACAACCGGATATCCGTGTTCCGTCCCAAACAGCGCAGAACCCAGACCTATCCATTGACACCCATCGTCGGCAACGCAATCATCCGTTACTTAAGAAGCGTTCGACCGCAAAATTGCCGTCACGAGATATTCCTTACGCTTAAAGCACCCATTAAACCGCTCTCGGTAGGCGGTCTTTACAATGTTGTAAGTCGATGCATGGCAAACGTCGGACTTCATCCTATACATCGAGGCCCGCACGCATTGCGCCACGCCTGCGCAATGCATTTGGTAACAGAGGGTTTGTCACTCAAGGAAATCGGCGACCATCTGGGGCATCGCAGCACCTCTGCCACACGAATCTATGCCAAGGTGAACCTCCCAGAGCTGCGGCTGGTAGCAGATGTCGATTTGGGAGGGCTGTCATGA
- a CDS encoding glycogen/starch/alpha-glucan phosphorylase, with translation MENQRSYPGKAPENNDQPATDLNEDIKHHIMTTMGNDFYPPRKDTYYKGLAYSVRDRLVTRWLNSQRSFYDRSAKRVYYLSLEFLPGRFLMNYVTNMQLNKACEKTLEGTGFTMEEIEEQEWDAGLGNGGLGRLASCYMDSMASLNIPGYGYGIMYDYGIFYQTIVNGYQVEQCDNWVRWGNPWEFKRRGFLYNVQFYGRSERYKNSKGKLCYRWVDTLDINAMACDILIPGYGTQNVNNMRLWAAMSSQEFSLHEFNQGDYIGAMESKVLTENISKVLYPSDEKEGGKELRLKQQYFFVAATFQDIVRRFKKHNADFKLLPDRVAVQLNDTHPAIAIPELMRLLLDEEDLEWNSAWEISVKTFAYTNHTVLPEALETWSVRLLSKLLPRHMEIIYEINRRFLNMVEEQYPDSPELLRRVSIIEDGPEQRVRMAHLAIVGSHTVNGVAALHSRIIKEKLFNDFDIIFPGKIINVTNGVTPRRWVLQANPALSSLITDTIGPDWITDLDQLKKLISYSDSPEFREKWRQVKLGNKARLVKYIKRKVDIDVNPDTLFDVHVKRIHEYKRQLLNIFHVITLYNRIKKDPAKDIVPRTVIFGGKAAPSYVQAKLIIKLINSVADLVNNDPDVNHKLEVIFLPNYCVSQAEKIIPATDLSEQISTAGLEASGTGNMKFALNGALTIGTLDGANIEMMEEVGEDNIFIFGLTAKEVEKKRVQGYDPWNYYNSDEELRTTLDMVRLNHFIPGEPNLFLPIWDSLVALGDKYFVLADFRAFIQAQEKVSALYQDQEQWTRCSILNTANMGKFSSDRAVKEYARNIWNIEIAK, from the coding sequence ATGGAAAACCAAAGAAGTTATCCGGGCAAGGCTCCGGAAAACAATGACCAGCCCGCTACAGATCTCAACGAAGATATTAAACATCACATCATGACAACCATGGGGAACGATTTTTATCCCCCCAGGAAAGACACTTATTACAAGGGACTGGCCTACAGTGTCCGTGACCGGTTGGTGACAAGGTGGCTTAACTCCCAGCGTTCTTTCTACGATAGAAGTGCGAAACGTGTCTATTATCTTTCCCTTGAGTTTTTGCCCGGTCGGTTTTTAATGAATTATGTCACCAATATGCAATTGAACAAAGCGTGCGAAAAAACCCTGGAAGGAACCGGGTTTACCATGGAAGAAATTGAGGAGCAGGAGTGGGATGCAGGCCTTGGCAACGGTGGATTGGGCAGGCTTGCGTCATGTTACATGGACTCCATGGCTTCTTTAAATATTCCGGGATATGGCTATGGTATCATGTATGATTACGGTATATTTTATCAAACCATTGTCAACGGGTACCAGGTTGAACAATGCGATAACTGGGTACGCTGGGGCAATCCTTGGGAATTCAAGCGCCGGGGATTTTTATACAATGTTCAATTTTACGGCAGGTCTGAACGCTATAAAAACAGTAAGGGCAAACTTTGTTACCGGTGGGTGGATACGTTAGACATTAATGCCATGGCCTGTGATATTCTGATCCCGGGGTACGGTACCCAGAATGTGAACAACATGCGGCTGTGGGCAGCCATGTCCAGCCAGGAGTTTTCTTTGCACGAGTTTAATCAGGGCGATTATATCGGTGCCATGGAAAGCAAGGTGCTCACGGAAAATATCTCCAAGGTGCTTTATCCCAGTGATGAGAAAGAGGGGGGCAAGGAACTTCGCCTCAAACAGCAGTATTTTTTTGTGGCCGCCACTTTCCAGGACATTGTGCGCAGGTTTAAAAAGCACAACGCCGATTTCAAGTTGTTGCCTGACCGGGTTGCTGTCCAGCTCAACGACACCCATCCTGCCATTGCCATTCCCGAACTCATGCGCTTGTTGCTGGATGAGGAAGACCTTGAATGGAATAGCGCTTGGGAAATTTCAGTAAAAACCTTTGCCTATACCAACCACACAGTGCTTCCCGAAGCCCTGGAAACTTGGTCGGTTCGCCTTCTTTCAAAGTTGCTGCCCCGTCATATGGAAATCATCTACGAGATAAACAGACGGTTTTTAAACATGGTGGAAGAACAGTATCCGGACAGCCCCGAGTTATTACGCCGGGTCTCCATTATTGAAGACGGCCCGGAACAACGGGTGCGCATGGCCCACCTGGCCATCGTGGGCAGCCACACGGTTAACGGCGTGGCTGCCCTTCATTCCAGGATTATCAAAGAGAAATTATTTAATGATTTTGACATTATTTTTCCCGGGAAAATTATCAATGTCACCAACGGCGTGACACCTCGACGGTGGGTGCTCCAGGCAAACCCGGCTTTATCATCCCTGATCACCGATACCATTGGACCGGACTGGATTACCGATCTTGACCAGCTCAAAAAGCTTATTTCCTATTCAGACAGCCCTGAATTCCGTGAAAAATGGCGCCAGGTAAAATTGGGGAACAAGGCGCGTTTGGTAAAATATATCAAGCGGAAAGTGGACATAGATGTAAACCCTGATACGCTGTTTGATGTTCATGTGAAGCGGATTCACGAATACAAACGTCAGCTTTTAAATATTTTTCATGTCATCACCCTGTATAACCGGATCAAAAAGGATCCGGCCAAAGATATTGTGCCAAGGACGGTTATTTTTGGCGGTAAGGCGGCACCTTCCTATGTCCAGGCAAAACTGATCATCAAGCTGATTAATTCCGTTGCAGACCTTGTGAATAATGATCCGGACGTGAACCATAAGCTTGAGGTTATTTTTTTGCCGAATTATTGTGTGTCCCAGGCGGAAAAAATCATACCCGCAACCGATCTGTCTGAACAGATTTCAACAGCCGGGCTTGAAGCGTCAGGTACCGGAAACATGAAATTTGCCTTAAACGGTGCACTTACCATCGGTACCCTTGACGGGGCCAATATAGAGATGATGGAAGAGGTGGGTGAAGACAATATTTTTATTTTCGGCCTGACAGCCAAAGAGGTGGAAAAGAAAAGAGTCCAAGGATACGATCCCTGGAATTATTACAACAGCGATGAAGAGCTGAGAACCACACTGGATATGGTCAGGCTTAATCATTTTATTCCCGGAGAGCCCAATCTTTTTCTGCCCATCTGGGATTCGCTGGTGGCCCTTGGAGATAAATATTTTGTCCTTGCGGATTTTCGCGCTTTCATCCAGGCCCAGGAAAAGGTCAGTGCCCTGTATCAGGATCAGGAGCAATGGACCAGATGTTCGATTTTAAATACGGCAAATATGGGAAAATTTTCCAGTGATAGAGCTGTCAAGGAGTATGCCCGGAACATCTGGAACATTGAAATTGCTAAATAG
- a CDS encoding thioredoxin fold domain-containing protein, with translation MTFKMCFRLLAVFMLGLFVLLAGVSSGRAESVCDHVTLSWVQSQVPVPKDAKLVFKKEQGDICEAVLSLEGGLAPVYAGKDFIVAGSLYKNGVSITRMTMSSLSDVADAERKKAKEREAEAVEMRKAFFKTHAADLADLVSLSFAPSGASDKFIYVISDPACGHCKTLLDSLEEVAAETGLALKLVIYPILGEKSKTMAAHVICRHLGYGAYKTLKEDGTVQGCEKADQRINKIFELLKKAEISFVPLVVAQDGSWVVEGNDICSVREHLGLDPGTGEKGGGCKKAEED, from the coding sequence ATGACATTCAAGATGTGTTTTAGGCTCCTTGCTGTTTTTATGCTGGGACTCTTCGTACTTTTAGCCGGTGTCTCTTCGGGCCGTGCAGAATCGGTATGCGACCATGTGACTCTATCGTGGGTACAATCCCAGGTGCCTGTGCCTAAAGATGCAAAATTGGTATTTAAAAAAGAGCAGGGTGATATTTGTGAAGCCGTACTCTCCCTTGAAGGCGGTCTTGCGCCGGTATACGCGGGCAAGGATTTCATTGTGGCCGGCAGTCTGTATAAAAATGGTGTATCCATCACCCGGATGACCATGTCCAGCCTGTCTGACGTTGCTGATGCCGAACGAAAAAAAGCCAAGGAAAGAGAGGCAGAGGCTGTTGAGATGCGTAAAGCGTTTTTTAAAACCCATGCCGCAGACCTGGCAGATTTGGTCTCTTTGAGCTTTGCGCCGAGCGGGGCGTCCGATAAATTTATATATGTTATTTCAGACCCGGCCTGCGGCCACTGCAAGACCCTGCTTGATAGTCTGGAAGAAGTTGCTGCGGAAACGGGCCTTGCTCTGAAACTGGTCATATATCCGATTCTGGGAGAAAAAAGTAAAACCATGGCGGCTCATGTCATCTGCAGGCACCTGGGATATGGTGCATATAAAACTTTGAAGGAGGATGGCACAGTACAAGGTTGTGAAAAGGCGGACCAACGCATAAACAAAATTTTTGAACTGCTCAAAAAGGCTGAGATCTCTTTTGTGCCTCTGGTGGTTGCCCAGGACGGTTCCTGGGTGGTGGAGGGCAATGATATCTGCAGCGTACGTGAGCACCTGGGATTGGATCCGGGTACCGGCGAAAAAGGCGGCGGCTGTAAAAAGGCCGAGGAAGATTAA
- a CDS encoding LOG family protein → MDIPQIVSPDGYIDTIAPRTSGEEQMDVRFLFPKVSDYIVSSLKEGKPWFFSGRSGNAQMGLLTDTHMPGESPPAPEIDGSKILLSGMIRNLNPLLTNALDSFETGDEIGRLVVMDPELRIRDVRHYLHKRLFVGNRVGKGYYEGFDICQETDALTGKTCDYIEVALSSFQYCFEPAAIIRSSIGAVIKKGRSALNAIRSRVPMDPAHTLLNPGALFVGAIKISLGDIYGIIDAVVAPEKDDIIHLPARVLDPFRTFRNRQVELYHLGETPVPLSDIRIRIRFFRSNNPLTVPLEKARVQEGYRLCDLLTHAEVSNLFDILDENAMGLILNKGNFIQVPRAQDTKGEAQLEIIKNCLAKSAQRRHEPTIPHTIGDRFKETLGKLSVLGGVNSRVFIGRQFPEREVVDALRRTGLCTFLINAENPCFADDDIRHMISLTHAGQARCEFMRYDPVIGKLYSFYHGCFMEPDDWERFDRVRFWFAFYGSHTKAVDNRLTIDLINRLALSLGDEMGIVHGGGPGLMKEANDLARRHNIMSVGIAIELEGENQASLTTCDGLIKYNEGQRLSRQDHLQKLSNLPVINTGGYGSAEELSITITSMKIHENPLAPIILLDPDNLWEDARKQTQKIADKQYGPAFTPHLVKSCKNAEQAETHLIEFLSDPNLWYQKNNIPAQSVEKARIKSARIRHSFLYIDNMEVFSNPSPRLSMVPEYS, encoded by the coding sequence ATGGACATACCCCAGATAGTCAGTCCGGACGGTTATATTGATACCATTGCCCCTCGTACGTCCGGAGAAGAACAGATGGATGTTCGGTTTTTGTTTCCCAAAGTGTCGGATTATATTGTGTCATCCTTAAAGGAAGGCAAACCCTGGTTTTTTTCCGGTAGAAGCGGTAATGCTCAAATGGGCCTGCTTACGGACACCCACATGCCCGGTGAATCCCCGCCAGCGCCGGAAATTGACGGATCAAAGATTCTGCTTTCCGGTATGATTCGAAATTTGAATCCTCTTTTGACCAATGCCCTGGATTCTTTTGAGACCGGGGATGAGATCGGGCGGCTGGTGGTCATGGACCCGGAATTACGCATCCGGGATGTCCGCCATTACCTTCATAAACGGCTTTTTGTGGGTAACCGGGTGGGCAAGGGCTATTATGAAGGGTTTGATATCTGCCAGGAAACCGATGCGTTAACCGGAAAAACTTGCGATTATATTGAGGTGGCGCTCTCGTCTTTCCAGTATTGTTTTGAACCGGCAGCCATAATCCGATCCAGTATTGGCGCGGTGATTAAAAAGGGTCGGAGCGCCCTGAATGCCATCCGGTCCAGGGTGCCCATGGATCCGGCGCATACCCTCCTCAATCCTGGGGCGCTTTTTGTGGGGGCCATCAAGATCTCTTTGGGTGACATTTACGGGATCATTGATGCCGTGGTCGCCCCGGAAAAAGATGATATTATCCATCTGCCTGCCAGGGTGCTGGATCCTTTCCGCACCTTCAGAAATCGGCAGGTGGAACTTTATCATCTCGGGGAAACGCCTGTTCCCTTGAGTGATATTCGTATCCGCATCCGGTTTTTCAGAAGTAACAATCCCTTGACCGTCCCCCTGGAAAAAGCCAGGGTACAGGAAGGGTACCGGCTGTGCGATCTGCTCACCCATGCCGAGGTCTCCAATCTGTTTGATATTCTGGATGAAAATGCCATGGGCCTGATCCTGAACAAGGGTAATTTCATCCAGGTGCCCCGGGCCCAGGATACCAAAGGAGAGGCCCAGCTGGAGATTATTAAAAACTGTTTGGCAAAAAGTGCCCAGCGCCGCCATGAACCCACTATCCCGCATACGATAGGCGACAGGTTCAAGGAGACCCTTGGTAAGCTGTCCGTTCTGGGCGGGGTGAATTCCCGGGTGTTCATCGGCCGGCAGTTTCCTGAACGGGAAGTGGTGGATGCATTGCGAAGAACCGGGTTATGCACATTTCTTATAAATGCGGAAAATCCGTGTTTCGCCGACGACGATATACGGCACATGATCTCTTTGACCCATGCCGGGCAGGCCAGGTGTGAGTTCATGCGGTACGATCCTGTGATCGGCAAGCTGTATTCATTTTATCATGGGTGCTTCATGGAGCCTGACGACTGGGAGCGTTTTGACCGGGTAAGGTTCTGGTTTGCCTTTTACGGGTCACATACAAAGGCTGTGGACAACCGCCTGACCATTGACTTGATCAATCGTCTGGCCCTGAGTTTAGGTGATGAAATGGGCATTGTTCATGGTGGCGGCCCCGGCCTGATGAAGGAAGCCAATGATCTGGCCCGCCGGCATAATATCATGAGCGTGGGCATCGCCATTGAGTTGGAAGGGGAAAACCAGGCCTCTTTAACCACCTGTGACGGATTGATTAAATATAATGAAGGCCAGCGTTTATCCCGTCAGGATCATCTGCAGAAACTGAGCAACCTGCCTGTCATCAACACGGGTGGGTACGGTAGTGCCGAGGAGTTGAGCATCACCATTACATCCATGAAAATCCATGAAAATCCTCTGGCCCCCATTATTCTTTTGGACCCGGATAATTTATGGGAAGATGCCAGAAAGCAGACCCAGAAAATCGCAGATAAACAATACGGGCCGGCGTTTACTCCTCACCTTGTAAAATCCTGTAAGAATGCGGAACAGGCTGAAACCCATCTGATTGAATTTTTATCAGATCCGAATTTGTGGTATCAGAAGAACAACATACCGGCCCAAAGCGTGGAAAAGGCACGGATCAAATCCGCAAGGATTCGGCATTCCTTTTTGTACATTGACAATATGGAGGTTTTTTCTAACCCCAGTCCACGTCTTTCAATGGTGCCGGAGTACTCATAA
- a CDS encoding 4Fe-4S dicluster domain-containing protein, translated as MKWAWDAEKEVSKSPFFVRKKVRKRIEKEAAERGHSMVSLDDVHATRKRFLSNMESEIKGYQIEACFGQEGCPNSCVEKDTLTARLEALLLSEDLLGFLQESVPGKLRFHHEFRISVSHCPNACSQPQIKDIGIIAAIYPRAKETLCNGCMSCVNVCKENAVALSNTPFPLIDTQACLGCGACIHACPTGCILSEKKGYRVLLGGRLGRHPRLARELPHLFTEAQVLEVVKACLTYYKKNSRAGQKFSALLGDSEIPRDILQVI; from the coding sequence ATGAAATGGGCTTGGGATGCTGAAAAAGAAGTATCAAAGAGTCCCTTTTTTGTAAGAAAAAAGGTTCGCAAACGGATAGAAAAAGAGGCTGCGGAACGCGGACACTCCATGGTTTCATTGGATGATGTTCATGCCACACGAAAACGCTTTTTATCCAACATGGAATCGGAAATTAAAGGGTATCAGATCGAGGCCTGTTTCGGCCAGGAGGGATGCCCCAACAGTTGCGTTGAAAAAGATACTTTGACGGCGCGGCTTGAAGCTCTGCTTCTATCAGAAGACCTTTTGGGATTTCTGCAGGAAAGCGTTCCGGGAAAGCTCAGATTCCACCATGAATTTCGAATCAGTGTTTCCCACTGCCCCAATGCCTGTTCCCAGCCACAGATCAAGGATATTGGTATCATCGCCGCCATCTATCCCAGGGCGAAAGAGACGTTGTGCAACGGATGCATGTCCTGTGTCAATGTTTGCAAGGAGAATGCCGTTGCCTTGTCTAATACCCCATTTCCTCTTATTGATACCCAGGCTTGCCTTGGCTGCGGTGCCTGCATTCACGCCTGTCCCACGGGGTGTATCCTGTCAGAAAAAAAAGGATACCGTGTTCTGCTCGGCGGTCGGTTAGGACGGCATCCCAGGCTTGCCCGGGAGTTGCCCCACCTGTTTACCGAAGCCCAGGTCCTTGAAGTCGTCAAAGCCTGCCTGACGTATTACAAAAAAAACAGCCGGGCAGGCCAGAAATTTTCCGCCCTGCTGGGTGACAGCGAAATTCCCCGGGACATTCTTCAAGTTATTTAA
- a CDS encoding cupin domain-containing protein translates to MKVLKLTETNEFNPGAMKRFFLVQTSEFFKIINFNLDAGVTFPVHSHDLDGELSIQVLEGKGWFLGENDTKIPANEGDILVSEIREPHGVMADTRMRIIVTIAPPI, encoded by the coding sequence ATGAAAGTTTTAAAACTCACAGAAACAAACGAATTTAACCCTGGAGCTATGAAGCGATTTTTTTTAGTTCAAACGTCAGAATTTTTCAAAATCATCAATTTTAATCTTGATGCCGGCGTAACGTTTCCAGTGCACTCCCACGATCTGGACGGAGAATTGTCCATCCAGGTTCTTGAGGGAAAGGGGTGGTTTCTGGGAGAGAATGATACAAAAATTCCGGCCAATGAGGGGGATATTTTGGTTTCGGAAATCAGGGAACCCCACGGGGTTATGGCAGACACCAGAATGCGGATCATCGTCACCATTGCCCCGCCGATTTGA
- a CDS encoding sigma 54-interacting transcriptional regulator produces MNSELFGHIKGAYTGTVLDKQGFFEAAQHNK; encoded by the coding sequence ATGAACAGTGAATTGTTCGGACACATTAAAGGCGCATATACGGGAACCGTATTGGATAAGCAGGGCTTTTTTGAGGCTGCCCAGCACAATAAGTAG
- the rnk gene encoding nucleoside diphosphate kinase regulator has product MEKELLITKFDLDRLESLLDLYWGHNGFDEKNLESLEKKISNCIVVPPEFIPNNIITMNSTFTVENEVTNEKKTYTLVFPEDADIKGNKISILAPIGIAILGHKVGQSIEWVAPSGLKKLKFIKIHYQPETCGQFNL; this is encoded by the coding sequence ATGGAAAAGGAACTATTGATAACAAAATTTGATTTAGACCGTCTGGAGAGCCTTTTGGATCTGTACTGGGGCCATAATGGCTTTGATGAAAAGAACTTAGAATCCCTGGAAAAAAAGATCTCTAATTGTATTGTTGTGCCACCTGAATTTATTCCAAATAATATTATTACAATGAATTCGACCTTCACGGTTGAAAATGAGGTCACGAATGAAAAAAAGACCTATACGTTAGTTTTTCCGGAAGATGCAGATATCAAGGGGAACAAAATTTCGATTCTGGCTCCCATAGGTATTGCAATCCTTGGGCATAAAGTGGGGCAGTCCATAGAATGGGTTGCCCCCTCCGGATTAAAAAAATTAAAATTCATAAAAATTCATTATCAACCCGAAACCTGTGGACAGTTCAATTTGTAA